The following proteins come from a genomic window of Candidatus Methylomirabilota bacterium:
- a CDS encoding FAD-dependent oxidoreductase: MTRTADAVIIGGGVTGASLAFHLTELGVRRVLVLERRFLASGGTGRSVGIVRQLYPTPETSAMVLRSLRVFQHFAEAVGGDAGYVACGALIGVPAAMRGALEATLRVQRSLGIRAELLEPGELARLEPRIDASGLGAVVHEPESGYGDPTAVTHGFADAARRGGAVIEQGVEVVAIRRRGDRVSGVTTAAGDDIDAPVVVNCAGLWARAVARLAGVDLPIIVGRHPVFVVERDAAFGAPHPVYLDLAGGAYVRPETGNLTLTGSLTDDEAGHPMDPERLGDETGLDEATAVLERTGRALPRLAEARYRRGWAGAFDITPDWMPILDESPVRGFWTAAGMSGHGFKLSPAVGEMVAALITGAAPPVSAAPFALARFAGARPEGSFVASYLGAAAPRAG; this comes from the coding sequence GTGACGCGCACCGCCGACGCCGTCATCATCGGCGGCGGTGTCACCGGCGCATCCCTCGCCTTCCACCTGACCGAGCTCGGCGTGCGACGCGTGCTCGTGCTGGAGCGCCGGTTCCTCGCCTCCGGCGGCACCGGCCGCTCGGTCGGCATCGTCCGGCAGCTCTACCCGACGCCGGAGACCAGCGCGATGGTCCTGCGCTCGCTCCGGGTCTTCCAGCACTTCGCCGAAGCGGTCGGCGGCGACGCGGGCTACGTCGCCTGCGGCGCGTTGATCGGCGTCCCGGCCGCCATGCGCGGGGCGCTCGAGGCGACGCTTCGCGTCCAGCGGAGCCTCGGCATCCGGGCCGAGCTGCTCGAGCCCGGCGAGCTCGCGCGGCTCGAGCCGCGGATCGACGCCTCGGGGCTCGGTGCCGTCGTCCACGAGCCGGAGTCGGGCTACGGCGACCCGACGGCCGTCACGCACGGGTTCGCCGATGCCGCGCGGCGCGGCGGCGCCGTGATCGAGCAGGGCGTCGAGGTCGTGGCGATCCGCCGGCGCGGCGACCGCGTCTCCGGCGTGACGACCGCGGCCGGTGACGACATCGACGCGCCGGTCGTCGTGAACTGCGCCGGCCTGTGGGCGCGCGCGGTCGCGCGCCTGGCGGGCGTCGACCTCCCGATCATCGTCGGCCGCCACCCGGTCTTCGTCGTGGAGCGCGACGCTGCCTTCGGCGCGCCGCACCCCGTCTATCTCGACCTCGCCGGCGGCGCCTACGTGCGCCCCGAGACCGGCAATCTGACTCTCACCGGATCCCTCACGGACGACGAGGCGGGACACCCGATGGACCCCGAGCGGCTCGGGGACGAGACGGGGCTCGACGAGGCGACGGCGGTGCTCGAGCGGACCGGGCGCGCGCTGCCGCGCCTCGCCGAGGCGCGCTACCGGCGGGGCTGGGCCGGCGCCTTCGACATCACGCCCGACTGGATGCCGATCCTCGACGAGTCGCCCGTGCGGGGCTTCTGGACCGCCGCCGGCATGAGCGGCCACGGCTTCAAGCTCTCCCCGGCCGTGGGCGAGATGGTGGCCGCGCTGATCACGGGCGCTGCGCCACCGGTGAGCGCGGCGCCCTTCGCGCTCGCCCGCTTCGCGGGCGCGCGGCCCGAGGGCAGCTTCGTCGCGTCCTACCTCGGCGCGGCCGCAC
- a CDS encoding MOSC domain-containing protein — translation MNGRIAQISVSPGGVPKTRVASARVGALGLDGDGHRDAEHHGGPERAVCLYALEAIAALRAEGHATVPGALGENVTVRDLDWSAVSPGTRLRLGDTVLLEVTRYTSPCANVAPVFRDRDYSRVSQRRHPGWSRVYARVLAGGAIREGDPVRILTEAGAAASAPPARP, via the coding sequence GTGAACGGGCGCATCGCGCAGATCAGCGTCTCGCCGGGCGGGGTACCGAAGACGCGGGTGGCGTCGGCGCGCGTCGGGGCGCTCGGCCTCGACGGCGACGGCCACCGCGACGCCGAGCACCACGGCGGTCCCGAGCGCGCCGTGTGCCTCTACGCGCTCGAGGCGATCGCGGCGCTCCGCGCGGAGGGTCACGCGACCGTCCCGGGCGCGCTCGGTGAGAACGTCACGGTGCGGGACCTGGATTGGTCAGCGGTCTCGCCGGGGACCCGCCTGCGCCTCGGCGACACCGTCCTGCTCGAGGTCACGCGCTACACGAGCCCCTGCGCCAACGTCGCGCCGGTCTTCCGCGACCGCGACTACTCGCGCGTCTCGCAGAGGCGCCATCCGGGCTGGAGCCGCGTCTACGCGCGCGTGCTGGCCGGCGGCGCGATCCGCGAGGGCGACCCCGTCCGGATCCTGACGGAGGCCGGGGCCGCGGCGAGCGCGCCGCCCGCCCGGCCGTGA